One window of the Herbiconiux sp. L3-i23 genome contains the following:
- a CDS encoding phosphoribosyl-ATP diphosphatase — translation MKTFDELFAELADKAKRRPAGSSTVAELDGGVHTIGKKIVEEAAEVWMAAEHESDERFAEEASQLLYHVQVMLLARGLTPADVYRHL, via the coding sequence GTGAAGACCTTCGACGAACTGTTCGCCGAGCTCGCTGACAAGGCGAAGCGGCGGCCCGCGGGCTCGTCGACCGTCGCCGAGCTCGACGGCGGCGTGCACACCATCGGCAAGAAGATCGTCGAAGAGGCCGCCGAGGTGTGGATGGCCGCCGAGCACGAATCCGACGAGCGATTCGCCGAAGAGGCCTCCCAGCTGCTCTACCACGTGCAGGTCATGCTGCTCGCGCGCGGCCTGACACCCGCCGACGTCTACCGACATCTCTGA